The following DNA comes from Winogradskyella sp. PG-2.
GTACATCAAAAAGAAGGCTAAGTAAAAGTATTTGGTATTTTTTCATTTATAAATTTAATATTAATCCATAACAAATAAAGCAATAAGTATTCCAAAACTCCCAACTGACAAAGCATTGACAGGTTCTGTTAACATACCAAAATACTTTTTAACGTTTAATTAAGAGCAATGCAAGTTGTGAGAATGTAGATTTGTAAGATAATTGTAACAATCTCTAAAAAATTATATCTCTAGTAAAAACTAAACTATCATCAATCAATCAATCTATTATGAACTTACGTTCAATTTTACTTCTACTATCCATTTTTTTTATCAACCTTGTTATAGCCCAGGAAAACACCGTTTTAACAAAAGATAAAAAAACGCTTAATATTACTAGAGCTACTATAGCACCAAAAATTGACGGTATTTTAGATGATTCTGTTTGGGATACTGCAGATATTGCTACTGACTTTATTCAATTTAGACCAGATATTGGGAATACACTTCCTTCTGAGCAACGTACAGAAGTGAAAATGACTTATGATGATAAAGCCATTTATGTAGCAGCATATCTTTACGATGATTTATCAAAAATAATGAAGCAGTTGACGAGTAGAGATAATTTTGGTCAGAATGATTTCTTTGCTGTAGTATTAAACCCAAATAATGATGCTCAAAACGATACACAATTCTTTGTATTTAGTTCAGGACAACAAGCAGATGCTATCGCTAACCCAAGTATTGGTGAAGATTTTGGTTGGAATGCTGTTTGGCAAAGCGCCGTAAAAATTATGGATGATGGTTGGATTGTAGAGATTGAAATTCCATACAGAACCTTACGTTTTCCTGATCAAGAAGAACCAACTTGGGGTTTACAGTTTCATAGACATTTTAGAAGAGATCGTTCACAATTTACTTGGAATGAATTCGATCCTACCCAAGGTAATATTGGCTTATATCATGGTGAACTAAAAGGATTAAAAAACTTAAAACCACCTGTTAGGCTTAACCTCTATCCTTTCTCAACCGGAATTGTAAATAGTTTTGATGGAGATACAGATATTGATATAACTTTTGGCATGGATGTTAAATATGGTTTAACAGATAACTTTACGCTCGATGCTACTTTAGTTCCAGATTTTAGCCAAGCAGGATTTGACAATGTTGTATTAAATCTTGGACCTTTTGAACAAACCTTTTCTGAACAACGCCAGTTTTTTACGGAAGGAGTAGACTTATTCTCTAAAGGTGACCTCTTTTTTTCAAGACGTGTTGGCAGTGCACCAACTGGTGAGTTAACACTTAATGATAACGAAGAAGCTAATGTACCTAATGAGGTTAAAGTTTTAAATGCTATTAAAGTGTCTGGTAGGACAATAAAAGGTTTAGGTATTGGTGTTTTTAATGCAATTACAGAAAAAACTGAAGCGACAATTACAAATACTGATACAGGTGAAAAACGTCGCGAAGTCGTAGAACCTTTTACCAATTACAATATTTTAGTCGTTGATCAGCAATTTAATGGCAACTCGTCCATTAGTTTAATTAACACTAATGTAATGCGAGAAGGTGAGTTTAGAGATGGTAATGCAACGGCATTAGTTACAAATTTACAGAACAAAAGAAACACCTATCGCATTAATGCCGAAGCAAAAATGAGTAATGTAAACTACCAGAACACAGATAGTGAAACGGGCTTTAGTTCATTTTTCATTATTAGAAAAACTCATGGTAATTTACGTTATAGTGTAGATCATAGATTTGCTGATACTAAATACGAAATAAATGATTTAGGGCTTAACTTTAGAAATAACTTCAATAATTTTGGTGCAGACGTTTGGTATCAAACTTTTGAACCAAAAGGAAACTTAAATAACTACAGATTTAACGCTTGGTTGAATTACAGAAACCTTGCTAATCCAAACACATTTACGGGTTTAAACTTTGGAGGACGCTACTCTGCACAAACGAAAAACTTAAATGGTTTTGGCTTTAGATTTAATGTAGAACCTGGCAAACAATACGATTTTTTTGAATCTAGAGATGGGAAACCATTTATATTTGAAGATATAGTTAGTACAGGTGGTTTTTACTCTTCAAATTACAATAAGAAATTTGCTTTTGACACCGATGTAAACTTCTTTAAAATCTTTGAAGATGGTAGAGATTTATTTGGGTATAATTTTAGTTTTAGCCCAAGAGTTAGGCCTAACGATAAATTATTAATGGTCTATAGATTTAATTTAAGAATGGCAAATGGTCAAAGAGGTTATGCAACATACCAAGACGACCAACCTATATTTGGCGAGCGTAATCGCAAAACAATTACAAATACTATTTCTGCTAACTACACCTTTAACCCATTTAATACTGTGGCTTTAAGTTTTAGGCATTATTGGGATACTGTAAATTATGATGATGAGTTATTTACGTTATTAGATAATGGTCGTTTAACAACAGATTCTGGCTATACTGTAGATAATATTGATAGCAGTCCAAATATAAATTTCAGTACCTGGAATATAGATTTAAGCTACTCTTGGCAATTTGCTCCAGGCAGTTTTTTAACAGCATTATATAGAAATCAGTTATTTAATTTCGATACCATGGCAGAAGATAGTTACTCAGAAAGCCTTGATACTTTATTTGAGCAACCAATACAACACACCTTCTCAGTAAGACTGCAGTATTTCTTAGATTTCAACGGTATTAAATCTATCTTTAAGAAAAAAGATAATACAGCTCCTATTCAGCAAGCAAATAACTTTAGTTATCCTTCTTCTTTTAATACGTTACCATAATTAATTATGCTATAATCTTATAAAGTAGTATTTTCGCTTTTGTATGATTAAAGCTAGTAACATCCATAAATCGTATAGTGATTTACACGTTTTAAAAGGTGTAGATATAACTATTTCTGAAAGTGAAATTATATCAATAGTCGGAGCTTCTGGAGCTGGTAAAACCACTTTATTGCAGATATTAGGCACTTTAGACAAACCCGATTACAAAACGGATTCTGAGCTTATCATTAATGGAGAATCTATTAAGTCTCTAAATGATAAAGCGCTGGCTAAATTTAGAAACAAGCATATTGGTTTTATTTTTCAGTTTCATCAGTTATTACCAGAGTTTACAGCTTTAGAAAACGTCTGTATACCTGCATTTATTAATAATACTCCGAAAGTAGAAGCAGAAAAACGCGCCATAGAATTATTAGATTATTTAGGGCTTAAAGACCGCATACACCATAAGCCTAACAGCATGTCTGGTGGCGAACAACAACGTGTTGCAGTAGCAAGAGCTTTAATAAATCAGCCCAATATCATTTTTGCAGATGAACCCTCAGGAAACCTAGATAGTGAATCTGCAGAGCAATTGCACAACCTCTTCTTTAAATTAAGAGATGAGTTTAAACAAACTTTTGTGATTGTAACTCACAACCAAGACCTAGCAGATATGGCAGACCGAAAACTGACTATGGTTGATGGAAAAATTGTAAACTAAATTTTTATTACGCTTAACGGTTCCGTATAACAGTCAGAGACGGGTTAATATGTGTTAATTTTCGGTTTAGCACAACCTTTAGCAATTCCGAGTGGATTCGGACGCAGTCGAATCCGCCGTACTTATGGTTATACATTGTTGGCAACCGTTATTTTATTTTAATCAAGCTTTTGGTCGTCACAATACTCATTATATAACTTGACTAGCTTAATGATTTGTAATCGTGATATTTTTTTATGAGGATTCATAAATTCTTTTGCTTTCATACAATCGTCAAAATACTCTATTTTTTTAGTTTTAATGAATTCTCTCGGTTCACCTTTAAATAGTGTACTTTTTTGTTCTCCTTTACGTTGAACATAGTAATAATAACGTGGTGTATCAGGGTTGCTATAGTTTCCAAATTTTAAATCAATAGTTAGATTACATACTCCTTCGACTAAAAGTGGTAAAAGTTTTAATTTTCCATCAGGTAGTATTACCGTTTTTCTTTGCGAACGGGAATGAACCCACACCTTTTTCTTATCGTTATTTTTTTTCGACTCCCAAATAACATCATTTTCATTTAAAAATTTACGTTTTTTTTGATATATGCCATTACTAATAACTTTGTCTATTTCCTTAAGAGGTATGGCAATCTTTTTTAAGTCCTCCTCATTAATACTCTCTATTCTTTCTATACTTATCTCATATGCACTAGTAATTAAATAATCCTTATGGACAGTTATAGTTTTAAAATTCTCAATAATTTTAGTTCCGTCTTTTTTGACGATAGTGTCGTTGGGTATATTTTGAGAAAAAGAATTTAGGTACGTTAATAATAAAATTGTAAATATTACATTTTTTTTTGACATTATTTGTTCATTTAATGGTTGCATAACACTTAGATATGGTCAGTTGCTATTGACTATATCGTTTGTTAAGCTAAGTTAGCTTTTCTAAGTTAAAAAGTCAATACGTAGAACTACGTAATTTTTGTTTTTATAGTCTTAAACTTATCAACGTTTTAGCTTTAAAACTCTTCAAATAAAAGCATAAATTCAATTCCTAAAGACTTACAAAATGAGTAATTTTGCAATGCTTTTAAAACTATAGAATTATGAGTTACAGAATAGAAAAAGATACCATGGGTGAAGTTAAAGTCCCAGCAGATAAACTTTGGGGCGCACAAACAGAACGCTCTCGTAATAATTTTAAAATTGGTGCTGCTGCATCAATGCCTTTGGAGGTTGTTTATGGCTTTGCCTATCTAAAAAAAGCTGCTGCTTATACCAACTGCGATCTTGGTGTTTTAGCTAAAGAAAAACGAGATTTAATAGCACAGGTTTGTAATGAAATATTAGAAAGCAAACACGATGATCAGTTTCCATTAGTGATTTGGCAAACTGGTTCTGGTACTCAGAGTAATATGAACGTTAATGAAGTGGTAGCCAATAGAGCACATCAAATTGCTGGTAAGGTGATTGGTAAAGGTGAGAAAACGATTCAACCAAATGATGACGTTAACAAATCGCAATCATCTAACGACACCTTCCCTACTGGTATGCATATTGCTGCGTATAAGAAAGTGGTTGAGACGACGATTCCTGGAGTTATAAAATTAAGAAACACGCTACATAATAAATCTATAGCATTTAAGGATTGTGTAAAGATTGGTCGTACGCACTTAATGGATGCAACTCCCCTAACTTTAGGGCAAGAATTTTCGGGTTATGTATCACAGTTAGATCATGGTTTAAAAGCATTAGAAGCTACATTAGCGCACTTAAGTCAATTAGCTTTAGGTGGAACAGCAGTAGGAACAGGTCTTAATACACCAGAAGGCTACGACGTACTAGTTGCAAAATATATTGCCGAGTTTACAGATTTACCATTTGTAACTGCAGAAAACAAATTCGAAGCATTAGCAGCTCATGATGCTATTGTAGAAACACATGGTGCTTTAAAGCAATTGGCTGTATCACTTAATAAAATTGCAAATGATATAAGAATGATGGCTTCTGGTCCACGTTCTGGTATTGGTGAGATTATTATTCCTGCAAATGAACCAGGAAGTTCTATTATGCCAGGAAAAGTAAACCCTACGCAATGTGAAGCCTTAACGATGGTTTGTGCACAAGTTATGGGTAATGATGTTGCCGTTACAGTTGGTGGCACACAAGGTCATTACGAGCTTAATGTCTTTAAACCAATGATGGCTGCTAATATTTTGCAATCAGCTCAATTGATTGGTGATGCCTGTACGAGTTTTGAGGAAAATTGCGCTAGTGGTATTGAGCCTAACCATGAAGTGATAAAAGAGTTACTAAATAATTCTTTAATGCTTGTTACAGCTCTAAACACTAAAATTGGATACTACAAAGCTGCAGAAATTGCCAATACAGCACACAAAAATGGTACGACTTTAAAGGAAGAGGCTATTAATTTAGGTTATGTTTCTGCAGAAGATTATGACGAATGGGTAAAACCAGAACATATGGTTGGTAGTTTAAAATAACGTTTAAATGTGTTTTATTGTCGATAAAATGCATAAAATAGCAATTAATTGATATATTCGTGGAAACAAACAAAATATTATGAAAAGAACTTTACTTACTTTATTATCAATCTTTTGCATTGCTACAACTGTATATTCTCAAACTGTTTGGGAAGATAAAGTAGCTATTGATACAGATACAGGAAATAATCCTTACACCATAGCCAATGGCTTAATTGATGGAGATAGTAATCTAGATATTTTAGTTGGTACTGATGAAGATAATGTTATTGTATGGTATAAAGGTAATGGTGATGGTACATTTGTAGAACAAGCGGCAATTACAAATACACTTATAAATATTGGAGGAATCAAGCTAGTTGATTTAAATAGTGATGGTGATGTTGATATTTTAGCTGGTGGTTTTGGTAGTTATGCAGGAGGCACATATGGTGTAGGCTCTAAATTAGTTTGGTTTGCTGGTGATGGTACTGGTGGTTTTGGAACTGAGCAACTCATAACAGATGCTTATGATGGCCTAAGTGGATTATTTGTTGGTACAATTGATACAGGTGCTACTCCAGATATTTCTATCACTTCAAGTGTAGATAATGAAGTTTTATGGTTTTCAAATGATGGTACAGGAAGTTTCACACTAGAGACTTCAATAGATAATACCTTATCATCTCCAGGTGTTATAAATATGAAAGATATTGATGGTGATGGTGATTTAGATGCTTTAGTTGCTACTGCTGTATATGCTGGTGATGTTATAGAAATATTTAGAAATGACCTAATACCTGGCGGAAGTGTCGCTTTTGCAAAAGATGCAACATCAGTTGCTACTGGCAAATTAGGAATTTTTAATGCAAATTTCGAAGACTTAGATGGTGATACGAATTTAGATATTCTAGCGACTGAAATCTCTTATGGTGGCGCACCTTCTTCAGGTAACCTTTTATGGTACGAAGAAGATGGTGTAGGTGGATATACAGAAACTGTATTTACAACTGCAACAGACAATCCGGCTGTAGCACAGGCAAAAGATTTAGACAATGATGGTTTACTAGATATCATATTAAGTAGTGGTGCTTTAGCAGACGTTACAGATTTATCTTGGTTTAAAAATAATGGTGATGGTACTTTTGGTGCTGAACAGGTTATTAATGATACACAATCTCAGGTTTATGTATATAATGTCGCAGATTTTGATGGTGATTTAGATATGGATATTGCTAGTGCTGCTTATGGTGCAGATAATTTAAATTATATTGAAAACTTATTTGAAACCTTAAGTAGTGAAGACTTTGAGATTTCTTCTGTGAAGATTTATCCTAATCCTACAAAAGCTATATTAAATTTCGAAGGACTAAATACTTCTACAATTGATATTTCAGTTTTTAATATATTAGGTAAAAAAGTCCTTTCTACAACATTAGGTCTCAATAAAAGTTTAGATGTATCACAGCTTAAAAGTGGTGTTTATTTGATTACAATCAATAATCAGGTTAACAAGAAGTTTATCAAAGAATAAATAATTTAAGACTTAAAAAATTAAAAGAAAAACGTTAGTTTAAAAGCTAGCGTTTTTTTTTATTCAAAAAAATAACAATCTTTACAAAGAACTAATGCCAACCACATGTCAATACTGATTACCAACATAAAGCAATTACTTCAAGTTCACGAATCTAACATCACAATTGTTAAAGGTGATGATATGAAGAAACTTCCTGTACTAGAGAATGCCTATGTTTATATAGAGCACGATACTATTATTGAATATGGCGATATGAAAGATTGTGAAGGTATTGATGCAGAAACTACTATTGATGCTAGTGGTAAACTCGTATTACCGTCTTGGTGCGACTCCCATACTCATGTGGTATATGCTGGTGATAGAACTTCAGAGTTTGTAGATCGTATAAATGGCTTGAGTTATGCCGAAATTGCCAATAATGGTGGAGGTATTTTAAACTCGGCTAAATTACTACAAAACACTTCTGAAGAGGATTTATATAATCAATCCATAAAACGTTTAGATGAGCTGATTAAAATGGGTACTGGTGCTGTAGAAATTAAAACAGGTTATGGATTAACTGTTGAAGCTGAATTAAAAATGCTTCGTGTTATTAAACGTATTAAGCAAGATAGCTTGGCTAAGATCATCCCAACCTTATTAGCAGCACATGCAATTCCGGAAGAGTTTAGATTAAAAAAACAAGATTATATCAAACTCATTACTGAAGAACTCATACCCAAAGCTGTAGAATTGAATATAGCGCATTATATAGATGTATTTTGTGAAGAAGGTTACTTTGACATTAAGGATACTGAATCTATACTTAAAGCTGGTGCTCAATATAATTTAAGACCGAAAATTCATGTCAATCAATTTAATATTCTTGGTGGAGTTGCTTTAGGTGCAAAGCATAATGCATTATCCGTTGATCATTTAGAAGAATTAAATGAAGATGATGTAGAAGCTTTAAAGCATAGTGAAACCATTCCTGTAGCTTTACCAGGTTGTTCTTACTTTTTAAACATTCCTTATACACCTGCAAGACAGCTTATAGATGCTGGATTGCCCTTAGCAATTGCAACAGATTATAATCCTGGTTCTGCTCCTAGTGGAAATATGAATTTTGTAGTTAGTGCTGCTTGTGTAAAGTTGAAGATGACTCCAGAAGAAGCTATTAATGCGGCAACTATAAATGGTGCTTATGCCATGGGTATTAGTAATATGTACGGAAGTATTACTAGAGGAAAAAAGGCGAATTTAATTATTACAAAACCACTCAATCATTATAGTGAAATCCCTTATGCGTTTGCGCATAACCCAGTAGAGCAAGTCATTATAAATGGTCAATTATTATAACTAAAAAATCCGGAAGACAACTCCGGATTTTTATTATCAATCAAATAATTAATTCTTATTTAAGACTAAACTCTGATGAAGAGATTAATTCCTTGGCGCTAAATACATTTATTTTATAACGCCCTTTTTCAAATTTCGCATCTTCTGGTGGCGAAACATATTCACAGATATTTAAGTTTCTATTCTCATAGTTAAATCTACTGATTAAACTATAGTTTAAAACCTGATCATCAAACTGCACTTGGTCATTAGCACCTAACACATTGTTTTTAGGATCTATAACTTGTACATATAACTCTTTATCACCTGCCTCAGTTAATGTATTCTTAGCAACTGTAAAGCAAACCTTTATCTTATCACTTCGTCTTGCACGTTCCATAGGTACTTGCTTACCACTGCTTCTTTCTAAAACACCCATTCCTATTAATCCAACAGTCTGTAAAGCAGCTGCATCATTCACAACTGTTGCTAATTCTGTGTTTTGCACTAATAGAGAATCTGTAAACATAGTACGCTCAGCTAACTGTACTTGTGTACTATCTAATGATGTCGCAAGTAATTCATTCTCAACTTTTAAACGATCATTTTCAGTTAATAAAACATCCATTTCGTCTTGAAGCGCTAAAAACTTCTTTTTATATCTCCATAAGCTGTTTACACTGTTTTGCGATACTTTTAATGAATCCATTAAGCCTGTAATACGATCTCTAGCAGCAATTAAATCTTGGTTTTTAATTTCGCTCTCTGCAATAGCAGCATCGTATTCTTGTGCCATATTGTTAAGATCATTCATTACTTGTTGCTTTTCACTAACTAAAGTCTTTTCAGTCTCTTGTTTGTCACTGTATAGTTTAGAAGCATAAAATGCAGTTCCTAAAAATAAAACCAATAGTATGCCTAATCCAACTTTTAGTCCTGTACTTGTTTTCTGCGAACCTTCCATAAAATATTTGTTTTTAAGTTATTGTTAATTCTTATTTTTTAATTTATTCTAGAGATTAAAGTAATTAAATAAAGCTGTATTTTTATTTTATCTTTAATTAAACGTCCAAATGCAAAATCTCGTATTATTTACTTCAAAAGATCGCGATACCATTTTAAAAGCGCGTAAAGGAGAATCAAAATTTGGAGAACATATTCAGTTAATACCTAACCTCACTAACATATACGACGACATTGCTAATTTAGACGTTGACTTTGTTTTATTTGGCATTTCTGAAGATATTGGTGTTTTCGCAAATTACGGAAAAACAGGGACTTACAAAGCATGGGAAGCCACAATAAAAATTTTGTTAAATATTCAAAGTAATAGTAAAACCAAAGCAAAACGCGTTTTAGTACTTGGCCATTTGGATTATTCTGAAAAACGAACATTAACTGAGTTAAAATCAACTAAAAAAAATGTTTCTAAAGCAAGAACTATAGTAGAATCTATTGATAAAGATGTTACTCATATAATCTCATCAATTATCAAAGCAGGTAAAACACCAATTATAATTGGAGGAGGTCATAACAATGCTTACGGAAATATAAAAGGTACTTCATTAGCTTATAAAGAAAAGATCAATGTTGTAAATTTTGATGCGCATACAGATTTTAGAGCAGAAGAAGGACGACATAGCGGCAATGGATTTAGTTATGCTTATGCCGAAGGTTTTCTTAAAAATTATTTCATTTTTGGGCTTCATGAAAATTATACCTCAGAAAGAATTTATAAAACACTAAAAAAGATTAAGTCTATAAATTATAATACATACGAAGCTATTGAAGTTAGAAATGAGTTAAACTTCAATACCGAATTAGAAAACACACTTAATTTTATTTCAGAAAAAAACTTTGGAATAGAAATAGACTGTGATGCTATTGAAAATATACCAAGTAGTGCAATGTCGCCAAGTGGGTTTAGCGTAAAGCAAGCTAGACAGTTCATTAATTACTTTGGTCAACATAAGAATGTAAGCTACTTGCATATCTGTGAAGCAGCACCTACAAAGAAGACAGCAACTAAAGTTGGTAAACTCATCACCTATCTAATTACAGATTTTATTAGAGCTTATGGCAATTAAGATTATAGATTTTGACAATAAATATTCAAAACACTTCTACGATTTAAATATTGAATGGCTAAAAACCTTTTTTTATGTCGAACCTTTCGATGAAGAAGTTTTAAGTAAACCTGAAAACTATATTATTGATAAAGGTGGTTTTATTTTCTTCGCCATTAAAGATGATAAGATAGTTGGTACTGTTGCATTAATGCCAACAGATACAAATGGTATTTTAGAACTCACTAAAATGGCTGTATTACCAGAAGAACGCGGACAAAAGATTGGGCAACTCTTATTACAACATTGTATTGATTTTGGAAAAACACAACATTTAAAAGCACTACTTCTCTACTCTAATACTAAACTAGAAAATGCCATTTATCTCTATCGCAAATATGGGTTTATAGAATTAGAACTTGAGAAAAATAGTCCTTATGTACGCTCAGATATTAAGATGTTGTTAGAGTATTAGATTTTCTAACTCGTTACAATAATTTTCATTCTCTTCGCAGAGCATACTTATTGTTTCAAGTAATAACTGATTTACTTCTTCATTAACAGGCTTGATAGCTACTGCTAATTTGAATTCTGAATAAGCGTCATAGATATTTCCACTTCTCAACCGTTTCTTTCCAGAATTCATTAAGAAATCAAATGCCTGATTATCTTTTGATATCTTTAAGGCAATTACTTCTATATTATGTATTCTTGCTTGAGTTAACCAATTTGGTATTGCAAAGCTTGTTACAATTATGATTACTAAAAGCAATAGAATTCCAAAATTGTAGTTTCCTTTATTTTTAGAGGGTTGAAGTTTAAATTTCCTGGTAAGTAAGGATTTTTGTAAATGAGCCTTTTCCTTGCATAGAAAATGGCTTACGAGCTCGCATCGTATAGATCCATTTCTGCATACCAAATCCCATGAAACCCATAATACATTATTTATATTATAAGTCTATATAATTAGCTAAAAGTTACAGGCCAAATATCTAATTCCCAACAGCTTTCAAAGAATCAATCTGACGCTGAAGTCTATCAATCTCTACAGATTTGTCTTCAACTTTTGGAATACGCATTAAAGAATCCATTTGTTGTTCGATGATATCTTCGTCTTTTGGCTCTTCTTTGTAGTAGTAGCCAATTCCTTCGCTAGATCTCCAAGCTTCATTTAACTGATTATAAACTTCTTCATCCCAAGTACTTGGATGCTTTACGTCTATCCAAATAACATCACGATATTCACTATCAATTAAAACCAAATCTGGTGTAGCAGAACCATCAAATTGTTGCGCATCGGTATCACTAATAGAAGATATGGTACCTAAGAAGAACATACGCTTTCTACCAGCTATGTCTTTGACATATGGTCTAAACTCAACAGGTGTACTAGCATTCCAATCATATTCTTTACGAGATTCCTTTACTTTTAAAGGCATTGCTGAAACGCCTGCATAACCTTGTTTCTTTGTTGCATGATCATAATAATACATATTATCTCTGCCATCTGCAGGTATAAAAACACTATAACTTAAGCTTGTACGCTCATCACCTACAGGTTCTAATCCAAACCAATGGTACAGTCCGCTGTATGCATCAGAATTACTACCAGCAAAATCAAAATCGGTAACATAAGGTTGTTGGTTTTGATCCTTTGGCATTAATGGGATTTTAACTGCAGTTTCCATATTCCAAGGTAATGGATCACTAAAGCCACCCAAGAATTTAAGAGATTCAGCTTGTAGTTGAGACACTTCTTCCGCCAAAGTATTTTGCTTATTTAAAAATGGATAGTCTTTAATATTATCTGGATGTACAAAAGTGCCTTTACCAATAGTTATGCGCTCTATATAATCATTAAAATCATGTTCACCATTATCAATAATCATAACACCACCAAATGTTGGATAAGGAAAAAAGAAGCCTTTCCATTTAATTAAACTAACGACTTGTACCCATACACCACCATCGTTTTTCATATAAAATGTATCACTAGGCTCATAATTAAACAACATCCAAGGATTAAAACGTTGTACTACAGCATTATATGTATTTCTACTAAATTTTAAAGATTCACCAATAGAAAAGGTCACATCGATACGATTCTCATTAGAAAACCTAGGAAATGGTGTTGTACTACTCACAGCAAAAACCTCTTCTGTATTATCAGTAACTTGTTGCATTACATATTTTTCACTTGGCTGAATTGCCATTGTCCACTTATTCTCAGTTCCGATTCTTACTAAATGTGGTAGTGACACATCTTTTGTTTCTCCTACGCTTTCGTTAGCCATAGAAAAAATGTTTCGTAAAGGTTGAATACGCTCATTCTGCGTTAGTGGCAATTCATTTATTTCAACTTTATTAAGACTATTAAAAACATTATACGTTTTCATATAATCGTAGAGTTGAAAATGCCAGCCAGCTGAATACAATAGACCGAAAAACAAAATTAATAACCCAAGAATTCCTAGTCGTCCACCAGTACTTGCTGTTTTTCTGAATTTTCTTAGTCCGAAAATCAAAACCAATAAACTTACTATAATAACAAAAATGTACTTTCTTAAAAATAATAGCACTGGTTGATAATCGTCCCTAAAAAAGAATAATAGAATGAGTAACAGTATTGCTACAAAAATTGTGATTCGTTTTTGTTTTGCTCCTTTATTCCAGTATGATTTTATCATTGTTTCTATTTTGTCATTCTGAATTTAGTTCAGAATTTTAAACTATATTAATTATTGATGACATCCTGAAATAGGTTTCAGGCTAACACTTTATATTACATAAGACCCTTATCTTTTAATCGGTCACGTGCAGATTGTTTTTCAACATCAGCTTCTGACTTTATCTCTTCTTTAACTTCTTCTACAATCTTATTTTCCTTTGGTTTTAAATCTTCAATAAAATCCTTTCCCTTTTCAACAGCATCATCTACCATATCACCAATAGAATCACTCTTCTCTTCTACTACTTCTGTTGTTTTAATAACAAAATTTGCTAAATAGGTTCCT
Coding sequences within:
- the hutI gene encoding imidazolonepropionase, producing MSILITNIKQLLQVHESNITIVKGDDMKKLPVLENAYVYIEHDTIIEYGDMKDCEGIDAETTIDASGKLVLPSWCDSHTHVVYAGDRTSEFVDRINGLSYAEIANNGGGILNSAKLLQNTSEEDLYNQSIKRLDELIKMGTGAVEIKTGYGLTVEAELKMLRVIKRIKQDSLAKIIPTLLAAHAIPEEFRLKKQDYIKLITEELIPKAVELNIAHYIDVFCEEGYFDIKDTESILKAGAQYNLRPKIHVNQFNILGGVALGAKHNALSVDHLEELNEDDVEALKHSETIPVALPGCSYFLNIPYTPARQLIDAGLPLAIATDYNPGSAPSGNMNFVVSAACVKLKMTPEEAINAATINGAYAMGISNMYGSITRGKKANLIITKPLNHYSEIPYAFAHNPVEQVIINGQLL
- a CDS encoding formimidoylglutamase, which codes for MQNLVLFTSKDRDTILKARKGESKFGEHIQLIPNLTNIYDDIANLDVDFVLFGISEDIGVFANYGKTGTYKAWEATIKILLNIQSNSKTKAKRVLVLGHLDYSEKRTLTELKSTKKNVSKARTIVESIDKDVTHIISSIIKAGKTPIIIGGGHNNAYGNIKGTSLAYKEKINVVNFDAHTDFRAEEGRHSGNGFSYAYAEGFLKNYFIFGLHENYTSERIYKTLKKIKSINYNTYEAIEVRNELNFNTELENTLNFISEKNFGIEIDCDAIENIPSSAMSPSGFSVKQARQFINYFGQHKNVSYLHICEAAPTKKTATKVGKLITYLITDFIRAYGN
- a CDS encoding GNAT family N-acetyltransferase; the protein is MAIKIIDFDNKYSKHFYDLNIEWLKTFFYVEPFDEEVLSKPENYIIDKGGFIFFAIKDDKIVGTVALMPTDTNGILELTKMAVLPEERGQKIGQLLLQHCIDFGKTQHLKALLLYSNTKLENAIYLYRKYGFIELELEKNSPYVRSDIKMLLEY